In the Candidatus Eisenbacteria bacterium genome, CGCCGCAGCCAACTGTCCTTCCCTCTCGAAACGCTTCTTTTCAAGGGGGGAACGGCGTGGATTCGCGCGCATCGCCTTGAGCGCGACCCGGCGCCCGGTGTCGACCTGCTCCGCCTCGTACACCTCGCCCATACCGCCGCGGCCGAGAAAGCGGAGAACGCGAAAAGAACCGACGCGGTTTCCGAAGAAGAACATCGCGTCCGGGGGGAAGGAACCGGCCGCCGTGCTGGATCGACTCGAAGGATCGGGGGGGCGATAGAGGACGGTGTCGCCCGCTTCCGGCTCGGGAGGCGCGCCGTTCGGACGATCGTCCGTGGGATGTTTATCGTTGTTCATGAAAGATGATTCCCTCGCCCCAGTGTACTTTGGGAATCAAGCCCGGGACAAGGGATTCCCCGCGACGACGCCGGTCCCGCCCCCCCGCGCGCCGCGCCGCGAAGCGCGAGCGATCAAAAGATAGACGGCGCGGGGAACCATGATAGTATCGGGGAAGGCGATCGCCGCCCGTGCGGCCGGGCGCGCGCGAACGGAGCGCATGAATGGAAACCCGAAGCGAAAAGAGAGCGGGGCGCCTTCCGATCGACATCCCCATTCTCTTCCTGCTCGTTTTCCTGAACCTCCCCAGCGAAGGACGCCTCGAATTCGGCCGTGAGCTGGCGGGCCTCGCGGAGACGGGCGGTTTCTGGGCCGGGATCTTCGAGAAGAGCCTGGTGCGGAACCCGATCGGCGCGCTCCAGGTCGCCGCCTGCACGGCGCTTCTTTTCCTTTATGGTTTCGTGGCGACCGGAGACGTTTCGTTCCGCGTACGACGGCGGGCGAAGGGGGCGATCCTGGTGCTCCTGATCGCCGCGCTTCTCGTGCTGCCCGCGATCGGTTCGATGGCGCTCCGCTTCCAAGACGGTCCGCGGGGTCACGCCCACGACGGCGGCGTCATCCAGACCGAGGAGGCGCTCCGCTTTTTTCTCCGTGGCGAGAACCCCTACGCCGCCGATTACCGCTCCACGCCGATGGCGGGACTCGACTGGGGACCGGGGAACCCGGCGATTCTCCATCTCCCCTACTTCCCGCTCAGCTTCCTGATACATCTCCCCGGGTACGCGGTCGGGAAGGCGCTTTTCGGCGGTTACGACGCACGCGCCACCTATCTGCTCCTCTACCTGCTCCCCTTCTTCTGGATTCCGAGGTGGACCGCCGATCCGGAGAGGAGGGTGCTGCTCGCGGCCTTCTGGGGGCTGAACCCCTTCCTGGTTCCGCACCTGATCGAGGGGAGGAACGACGTCGTTCCCCTGGTGGCGATGCTCGGGGCGACGCACCTGATGCTGAGCGGCCGGGCGCGCGGCGCGGCGCTCTTTCTCGGCGCGGCCTGCGCGGCCAAACAGTTCGCCTTTCTGATGATCCCCTTTTTCGTGATTTACCTGGGGCGCTCGGAAGACGGGTGGGCCGGCGCGGTCCGTGCCGGCGTCCGTCGCGCCGCCCCCCTTCTGCTCCCCGTGGCGCTTTTCGTGCTCCCCTTCTTCCTTTGGAATCCGGGGGCGTTCGTCGACGACACGTGGCTCTTCAACACCGGCCTGTCGGAGGTGAGCTACCCGCTCGGCGGAACGCCCGGATACGGACTCGCCAATCTGATCAACGTGTTCGGCTTGGTGGAGAGCCGTTACCACTACTTCCCCTTCGGGCTCTTTCAGATCCCGCTCATGATCGCAGTCGGGTGGGTTCTTCTCCGGCGACAGAGGACGCGGGTCGGCGCGGGCGCACCGATGACCGCCTTCGCGCTCGCACTCTTCGCTTTTCTTCTCACCTCGCGCATCTTCCACCATAACTATCTCGCCTTTCTCTTTCTTTTCCTCGCCCTCCCCCTCTTCGCCGAGCGATTGGGAGAGGATTGACGAAGAAAAGAGAACCGTGCGGAGAGCGCGGAGCGAAAAAACACCCGCGCCCCCAAAGAGGGAGCGCGGGCGGGAGGTTCCATAGAGAAATGCGGTTTTTCTAAAGGGGGCGGCCTCCGAGGGCAGAGAGGAGGCGCGCCCGCCATGATACGGTTTGTGTTTAGTGCTGGCCGCTTTCGACCCCGAAGGCTTGGGAGATCCTCTCGCGGAGCGCCTGTTCCGGATACGCGCCCACCACGGTGTCGACCAACTCGCCGTCCTTGAAGAAGAGGAGCGTCGGGATCCCCTGGATGCCGTACTTCGCCGCGTGCTGCGTGTTCTCGTCCACATTGACCTTCACGAACTTCACGGAGCCGTTCATCTGCTCGCTCAGGCTCTCGATCACAGGCCCGACCATCCGGCAGGGGGCGCACCAGGGAGCCCAAAAATCGATGACCACCGGGATGTCGGACTGAATCACTTCCTTCTCGAACTGCTGATCCGTAATCGCCGTCGGCTTGCTCATGCCGATCACCTCCGTTATGAAAAGGGCCTTGTTTTGCTGTTCGCGTCTTCGTCGCGCGTTCTTCTCCTTCCCTATCGCAGGAAACGTGACAATCCAGAGGGAAAAACCTAATTGATTGTAAAAATTGAAGTTATGGGGGTGGCCGTGTGTGCGGCGCCTCCAGATCGGGTGGGTGTTGCGGTGTGGTGCAACATGGGGAAGGGGGAGGGGGGCCGCGTCAGGGGGCGGGAGGGGGCTCGATGCCGAAGCGCTTCATCTTGCGCCAGAGGGTGGTCCTGTCGATGCCGAGTAATCCGGCGGCGCGGCCGCGGTGCCAGCTCGCTTCCTCCAGGGCGGCGCGGATGTCGCGGGCTTCCCGGTCCGGCATTCTCCATGGGGTGACGAAGCCGGTGGTGTCACCGACAGTGGGCCCGCCGAGCGGAGGGGAGAGGCCCGCCGTTTCCCGTACGATCTCCCGGGGGAGGTCCTCGAGAAGGAGGACCGGGCCGCGGCACTTGACCGTGGCGTGTTCGATCGCGTTGCGCAGCTCACGGACGTTTCCGGGCCATTCGTAGTCCATCAGCGACCGGAGCGCGTCCGGCGAGATCCTCTCGATTCTTTTTCCCGCCCTCTCCGCCAGCTCGCCGAGGAAATGCATCGCCAGATCGGGGACGTCCTCCTTCCTCTCGCGCAGAGGGGGGACGAAAAGGGGAATCACGTTCAGGCGATAGTAGAGGTCCTCCCGGAAGAGCCCGTCCTGGACGCGCTTCTTAAGGTCCTGGTGGGTGGCGGCGAGGATCCGGACATCGATCGGGATCGTCCGGGTGTCGCCGACCCGCTCGATTTCCCTCTCCTGCAGGACCCGCAGCAGTTTGACCTGGATCCGCTCGGTCAGGTCGCCGATCTCGTCGAGGAAGACGGTTCCCCCCTCGGCGCTCTCGAAACGCCCCTTGCGGTCGTAAGTTGCGCCGGTGAAGGCTCCTTTGACGTGGCCGAAAAGCTCGCTCTCGAGGAGGCTCTCGGAGAGCGCGGAGCAGTTCACCTTGACGAAGGGGGCGTTCTGGCGGCGGCTACAACGATGGATGGCGTCGGCGATCAGCTCCTTGCCGGTCCCACTCTCGCCCAGGATCAGCACCGTCGAGTCGGTGGGCGCCGCCTGCTCGATGAGGGCGTAGGTTTCCTGCATGGCATGGCTCTTACCTCGGAGCTTATGGAGGGAACCGCGATCCTCGAGGCGGGTCTCCAGATCCCGGAGGTGCGTGACGTCTCGGGCGATGATCACCACGCCGGCCGTGCCGCCCGTGTCGTCCAGGAGGCGGTTGGTGCTCAGGATCACCCGCGCCTCCGTACCGTCCGGGCGGATGAGCACGTTCTCGCGCTCCCGGGCCCCCTCGTTCTCTCGCATCGTCTCTCGCAGCAGTTCGCCCATGTCCCAGAGGGGGCAGCGCAAGATATCGCAGATCGGCTTCCCCGCCGCCTCCTCGGCGCCTATGCCGAGCATCGCCTGGGCGGATTGGTTGATGTTGGTGATGCGTAGTTCGCGATCCACCGTGAGGATCCCGTCGGCGACCGCGTGAAAGATCGCCTCCATGTTGGCCCTCTGGGCCATACAGACGGCGAGATGGTCATGCCCTTTCATCGAGTTCCTCCGCCCGACCCGCACGAGGTGTTGCACGGGCTGCAACGCGGACGCGGTCTGTGTTGCGCCCCGTTGCAACAAATATGGCACGATAGGGCGGGTTGCGCAACAGAAGAGGAGCCTTTCCGGTGGTCCGCGCGGGCCGGGAAGACTATATTTCTATCCGAGAAGGTGATTCAGCCGGACACCCCGGCGTTTCAGGGCGGGAAGAGCGCACAGTGGGGAGGCCGCGAATGGCCCGTATCGGGAGGCGAGGGATGGAAGGTTGGTGGATCATCGGTTTTCTCGTGTTCTACCTGCTGCTCAACTGGTTGATTCTTCCCAAGATGGGAGTGAAAACCTGAGGCTCCGCCCTGTGGGACGGGTGCCGTCCCGAAGAGAGCGCGGGGAGCGAGAAAAGGACGCCCGCTCAAGAGGACACCCCTCTTGACGATTCCAAGGCCGGCGGGGAAACGCGATGAGCGCGGCCCGTGTCGATCTCGCCGGACAAGCCGTTCCGGTGCGCAAGATACTCTGTGCCGGACGAAACTACGCCGCCCACGCCGCCGAAATGGGATCCGTTCCCCCGGCGGCCCCCTTCCTCTTTCTGAAACCGCTCACCGCGCTGCACACCGGCGGAGGAGAGGTCCGCGTGCCGGAAGCGCTGGGGCTCCTTCATCACGAAGTGGAGCTGGTCGCCCTTCTCGGCGGCGGCGGGAAGAATCTCTCTCCCGGTGAGGCGGAGCGCCTGATCGCGGGCTATGCCGTCGGCGTCGATCTCACGCTCCGGGAAGAGCAGGAGAGGGCGAAGCGATCGGGCGGCCCCTGGGCGCTCGGCAAGGGTTTCGACTGCTCCGCGCCCGTGGGGGCTTTCGTTCCCGCGGCCGAGGCGGGCGACCCCCTCGATATGCCGATCCGCCTCGAGGTGAACGGCCGAGCCCGGCACGACTCGCGCACATCCTTCATGCTCTTCCGCCCCGGCGAGCTTCTCGCCTACGTCTCGCGCTTCCTCACCCTCGAAGAGGGGGATCTTCTTTTCACCGGCACGCCGGAGGGGGTCGGCCCCCTGGCCGGCGGAGACCGCGTGGTCGCCCGCGCCGGGAATCTGCCGGAGTTGCGGTTCACAATCGTTCGCCCATAAAAGGAAAGGGGGCGCGAACGCCCCCGCTCCACGCACCGATTTTTCGTTCCCGGACCGGTCCGCCGCCGCCTATTCGTCCCCCGCCGGGCGATCGAGCAACCCCTCGATTCGCGTGGCGTCGATCCTCGGGTGGAATTCCGTCGTGGGGGCGAAGCCGATCGACACGCGATCGGCGTTGAAACCGCGGGCGAACATTTCGATGCTCCGCCGCGCGGATGTTTGGGCGTCCCCCTCGGCGGAGGAGACCAGGTCCGCGGCGAGCCGCACCGCCTGGTCTTTCGCCTCGTCGATCAGGGCGTTCTTCTGCTCCACGGAAAAGCCGCCGGTGATGAATCGGTTGACCATCTCCGGCATCAGCCAGGGGAGAAGCTCGGTTCCCTTTTCGCTGTGCATCCGCATGTCCAGAATCCGCACCTCGTAGGAGCATGGGGGGAGGCGAACCGTGAAACCGCCCCGGCCGTCCTCGGAGACCGCCATCTCGGGGCTGGCGAGGTTGTAGCGGAAGTCCACGTCGAATTCGAAAATCATGGTCATCCGTTTCGTGGAGATGAGCCAAGAGAGATAGCGCTTGCCGAAACCACCGAACCAGTGGTCCGACGCGGTGATGATCTCCTTCGTGCGGATTCGGAAGACGGAGAGTTCCGAGACGGCCCGGAGGCCGGTGACGAAGGAGTGGACCTCCGTCGAAGGCGAAACCTCGCGGGGGCGCCGGGAGCGGCGGAAGGCGATGGCGACGAAGACCGCCGCGGCCAGACCGATGACGAAACCGACAAGCAGGGTGTCCAATGTTTATACCTCCGGGGGGCGTCGCGCCGCGCCCGCTCATCATACCAAGCCCGCCCCGCCCCCCACCCGCTTTTTTCGCCGAAACGTACCGCGGCGCTCAGGACCGAAAGGGGCGGAAGGCTTTCGGCCCACCGCCCCGTCCGAATCGGAATGTCGTAGAGGCCGTCCCTACGATTCCAGGACCGCCTTTACCTGTTCGAATGCCCAGTCGATCTCGTCTTTCTTGATGATCAGCGGCGGGGCGATACGGATCACCATCTCGTGGGTTTCTTTGCAGAGCATACCCTTCCGCTGGAGCGCTTCGCAGTCGGGCCGCGCCGGACGGTCGAGCTCGAGCCCGACCCAGAGCCCGCGGCCGCGCACTTCCTTGATGCGGCTCGAACGGATGGTGCGGAGCTTCTCCATGAAGTAGGGGCCCAGTTTCGCCGCGTTCTCCACCAGTTTCTCGTCCCGGATCACCGCGAGCGCCTCGCGGGCGATCGCCGCGCCGAGCGGGTTGCCGCCGAACGTGCTTCCGTGGTCGCCGGGATGAAAGACGCCCATCACTTCTTCGTTGGAGCAGAACGCCGAGACGGGATAGAAGCCGCCGCTGAGCGCCTTGCCGACGATGAGGCCGTCAGGCTTCACGTTCTCCCATTCGTGGGCGAACATCTTGCCCGTGCGGCCGAGGCCGGACTGGATCTCGTCCAGAATCAGAAGGACATTACTCCCGCGGCAGAGCGCCTCCGCCTCTTTCAGATAGCCGTCGGGCGGGATGATGATCCCCGCCTCGCCCTGGATCGGCTCGACCAGGAAGGCGCAGGTATTCGCGTTGATCGTCGAGCGAAGCGCTTCGATGTCGCCGAAGGGGATGATGTGAAACCCGGGGGTGAAGGGACCGAAGCCGTCCCTGTACTGCTCGTCGCTGGAGAAGCCGACGATGGTGGTGGTGCGCCCGTGAAAGTTGTTCGAGCAGACGATGATCTCCGCCTGGTCCTCCGGGATCCCCTTGACCTTGTATCCCCACTTGCGCGCCGCCTTGACCGCCGTCTCCACCGCCTCGGCGCCGCTGTTCATCGGCAGGAAGCGCTCCATACCGGTCGCCTCGGCCAGCGCCTCATACAACGGTCCCAGCTGGGCGTTGCGGAAGGCGCGGCTGGTGAGCGTCACGCGCTCGGCCTGCTCCTTCATCACCCGGAGGAGGCGGGGATGGCAGTGCCCCTGGTTCACCGCCGAGTAGGCGGCCAGGCAGTCGAGATATTTCTTTCCCTCCACGTCGTGGACCCAACACCCCTCGGCCCGCTCGATCACCACGTCGAGAGGATGGTAATTGTGCGCGCCGAGGCGGTCTTCGATCTCCATGAACACGCGGGAATCCATCTGTTTCTTATCCATATTGCCGCTCCTGTGCAGCTTCGACTCGGTGGGGAGGAAGCCTGGAAGAAGGTATCGACCCTTGAATGGTATCGCGGAGTCGCTCTCGGGGGGAACCCCCAAAAAGCGGGGCGCGGCGGTTTTCCGCGGCCCCCGGGGCGCGCCCTTTCCGGGGGACGGGAGGGCTCCGGGCCGGGTAACCGGCGGCGGGGCGCCCTTCGCGCCGGGGGCGCGCGTGACCCGGGGGGGGAACCGAGCGCAAAAAAACACGAGGGGCGGTCGGGCTACGCCCGCTGGGTAAACGAGGTGCGGGCTTTTCGCCCTCCCTCGATCACCAGCCCGAACCCCACCCCTCGCTCGAGGAAATCCGTCTTTCACGGGTCATCTTACCCCGACCCGATCGGGAGCGCAAGCGGAAGATGCAAGTTTCGTTCGTCCCGCTCCCGGAACAAGATTAGACAAGGAACACCGGAAAGGGCCAGTAAAAAAAACACGTCCCCGGGGAGGCGGTCGACGGTGCGCGGCGCCCCCGAGTCGGCTAAAATGAAAAGACGGACGGGGGCGGCGATCCGCCGGCCGGCACAGACCGTTTATGTGATAAATAAAAGAGGAGGGACCGATGAGACGGATGATGGTTTTTTGCGCGGTTTTCGCGGCGGCGCTCCTGTGGGCCGTCGCGGAGGCGGGCCCGCCGGAGGTCGTGGAGGGGGGCGTGCGCTTCACCTTCCGGTCGCCCGGCGCGGCGCGCGTGAATCTGGCGGGCGAGTTCAACGGATGGTCCGCCGACGCCATGCCGATGCAGCGCGGCGATGGCGGGGCGTGGAATCTCGTGGTTCCCCTCGCGCCGGGCACGTACCGGTACAAGTTCGTCGTCAACGGTACGGACTGGAAAGAGGACCCGGACAACCCGACCAAGGTGGACGACAATTACGGCGGCTTCAACAGCCTGCTGGTGGTCAAGCCGGACGGGGGCCTTTCCTTCGAGGAGGGGGCGCGGGAGATCCCCGTGAGCGACGAGTACGACACGGACCGGGGGACGGTCTTTTTGAACCTGGTCTGGCACCAGCACCAGCCGCTCTATTTAGATCCGGAGAAAGACCAACTCCAGGGACCCTGGGTGCGCGCCCACGGCACCAAGGACTACTACGACATGGCGTCGATTCTGAGGCGCTACCCCGACGTCCACTACAACGTGAATCTCACGTCGGTGCTTCTTTTCCAGCTCCAGACTTATTACGTGGAGAGGCTCCGTCCCTTCGTGGATCCCGTCGGGAACCGCGTCGACGAAGAGGGTTTTTTCGCGGCCTGGAAAGGGCGCACCGACCCGTGGATCGACATGGCGCTGATGGACACCGAAGCCTTCGGGGAGACCGAGGACGCCCATCTTTTCCGGAACGCGTGGAACAGCTTCGGCGTTTCCGAGGTGGTCATCAACCGCTTCCCGCAGTATCTCGCGCTCCGCGAGAAGGAGGGGAAGGACTACACGGTCCAGGAGAAGCGTGCGATCAAGACTTGGCACTACC is a window encoding:
- a CDS encoding fumarylacetoacetate hydrolase family protein; amino-acid sequence: MSAARVDLAGQAVPVRKILCAGRNYAAHAAEMGSVPPAAPFLFLKPLTALHTGGGEVRVPEALGLLHHEVELVALLGGGGKNLSPGEAERLIAGYAVGVDLTLREEQERAKRSGGPWALGKGFDCSAPVGAFVPAAEAGDPLDMPIRLEVNGRARHDSRTSFMLFRPGELLAYVSRFLTLEEGDLLFTGTPEGVGPLAGGDRVVARAGNLPELRFTIVRP
- the rocD gene encoding ornithine--oxo-acid transaminase; its protein translation is MDSRVFMEIEDRLGAHNYHPLDVVIERAEGCWVHDVEGKKYLDCLAAYSAVNQGHCHPRLLRVMKEQAERVTLTSRAFRNAQLGPLYEALAEATGMERFLPMNSGAEAVETAVKAARKWGYKVKGIPEDQAEIIVCSNNFHGRTTTIVGFSSDEQYRDGFGPFTPGFHIIPFGDIEALRSTINANTCAFLVEPIQGEAGIIIPPDGYLKEAEALCRGSNVLLILDEIQSGLGRTGKMFAHEWENVKPDGLIVGKALSGGFYPVSAFCSNEEVMGVFHPGDHGSTFGGNPLGAAIAREALAVIRDEKLVENAAKLGPYFMEKLRTIRSSRIKEVRGRGLWVGLELDRPARPDCEALQRKGMLCKETHEMVIRIAPPLIIKKDEIDWAFEQVKAVLES
- the trxA gene encoding thioredoxin; the protein is MSKPTAITDQQFEKEVIQSDIPVVIDFWAPWCAPCRMVGPVIESLSEQMNGSVKFVKVNVDENTQHAAKYGIQGIPTLLFFKDGELVDTVVGAYPEQALRERISQAFGVESGQH
- a CDS encoding sigma 54-interacting transcriptional regulator, producing MKGHDHLAVCMAQRANMEAIFHAVADGILTVDRELRITNINQSAQAMLGIGAEEAAGKPICDILRCPLWDMGELLRETMRENEGARERENVLIRPDGTEARVILSTNRLLDDTGGTAGVVIIARDVTHLRDLETRLEDRGSLHKLRGKSHAMQETYALIEQAAPTDSTVLILGESGTGKELIADAIHRCSRRQNAPFVKVNCSALSESLLESELFGHVKGAFTGATYDRKGRFESAEGGTVFLDEIGDLTERIQVKLLRVLQEREIERVGDTRTIPIDVRILAATHQDLKKRVQDGLFREDLYYRLNVIPLFVPPLRERKEDVPDLAMHFLGELAERAGKRIERISPDALRSLMDYEWPGNVRELRNAIEHATVKCRGPVLLLEDLPREIVRETAGLSPPLGGPTVGDTTGFVTPWRMPDREARDIRAALEEASWHRGRAAGLLGIDRTTLWRKMKRFGIEPPPAP
- a CDS encoding DUF4230 domain-containing protein — translated: MDTLLVGFVIGLAAAVFVAIAFRRSRRPREVSPSTEVHSFVTGLRAVSELSVFRIRTKEIITASDHWFGGFGKRYLSWLISTKRMTMIFEFDVDFRYNLASPEMAVSEDGRGGFTVRLPPCSYEVRILDMRMHSEKGTELLPWLMPEMVNRFITGGFSVEQKNALIDEAKDQAVRLAADLVSSAEGDAQTSARRSIEMFARGFNADRVSIGFAPTTEFHPRIDATRIEGLLDRPAGDE